Below is a window of Malus domestica chromosome 13, GDT2T_hap1 DNA.
GATGTAGAGGAAATGTAAGATGTATGTTAAGAATGTGAGGTGTGAAGATATTGTGAggaagtatgtggggtgtactatgttaatttttaattaaaaaaataaatatagaatGTATTAAGTATGTAAAATTTATTTAACAATATACaagtgttaatataataagccaaaTAAAATAGCTATTAAACGGCCACTAGTAcaacggtctagtggtattcctcctCACTGAttagtgagaggtcttaggttcaactCTCGCCAAAGGTGAcaccccctccccttagtgtagataatatcgatttgttcaaaaaaaaaaagctattaAACGAGCCTAAATTAGTTAAGTTTGCAAGTGTAGCGTGGCGTGAGCTACTTGTTAGCAAAAGCTAAAAAGCATAAGACTAGGTAGtataagggctggtttggtattgctgtgctttgaaaaaaagctgatgtgagaataagcgagaataagcggctgtgctgtgaaaataagcagctgtgaaataaatcagcagagtgtttggtaaacttttttgtaaaagtgcttttggaaaaaaaaaaaagcagtctgatagtgggtcttttcattaaaggagcactgtagctccatgtgctttgaaaaaaaaccatttttccaaagctgcaaatagcagcttcagctttttcctttgattttagcttattctcacagcagcttccaaaataagcctttttttttcagtttactaaacacctaaaaccctcacagctttttttcatgggtgcttttttttaagcacctcactcctaAACCACCCTAAAATCATATGTTAGGTAGCAAAAGGCAGATGATTAGAAGAAAAGGAATTATAAATCATATTAAAGAATAAAGGCACAAAGCTTTCCGCCGATCCGACCTATGTTTTTCTATATCTACAGATAAAGGCACGACTGTGCTTATTAGTTACTGTTATTTGTCAAGTTGTTTTTCTACTTGTATTGAAAGATGAGAGCATTTTGCTTGTTTAATATTCTTGTTTATAGgatgttagttttttttatccATACATCATGAGTTAGAAACTTTATCATaacttaaattattgtaatagtttcaaatTTTACTTATTCTTCTAATAATAGTAaatgttaaataaataaataaataaaagaagagaTCATTTTCAGTATGTACTTTGATTTATCTTCGTGTCCCAATCTTTCATTTGTCATGACCTAAAGGTATAGTTGCATGTAAAAGTTGTAAAGTTGAATCCACTGCTATAAATTTGACATGTGTACGAAGCAATGATATGTTTTTCGCTGTGGATTGTTTGGTAGAGCCATTTTTGGATATTTATAATATGGTATAATTTTCATTCACTCTTGTTATATCACGTAAAATAGTACATTATGTGTTTTGTGTTTCCAATACTTATAAACatttttttgtggtattatCATTTTGTTCATGTTATTGTACTTTGTTTATTTACTAAGACTACCATAAGTTTGCAACATATTGGCTATATCATCCATATTATTGTAAgaataatgttagggagatcaaaaatttaaaataaatttataaaccaaatgatatgtcactaataagaaataaacacgttaatcaatatttgagtaataattcaatcatcataAACCATATCATTTcatttgtaaaatttggtattAAAATTATTCTCCCTAATATTACTCATTAAGTAATTGAATTAGAAGTAATACGTGTTAATGTGACCACAGAAAGCTACTTATTGTAGcatttacaaattttatttaattatttcaataaaagAATTCAAAGGgatagaaaagaaaacagataaAGATGGGTGGAGGGGGTTTTAATTACCAGAGCATGACTGCGGAAGCGAGAGACAACTTAACAAAAGCCCAAAGATTCTGAAACGCCTTCCATGAGAATCCAACCCAAGCTTGACCACATGTCCCAGAAAATATATAACCCAGCTGAGCTAAAACAATGAGCCACCAGGACGTGTTGAGCACGACGGCGGCACCCACCAGTCCCCACCCGACcttcaacatcaaaagccagcTGAACAACGTATGCAGGACCAAAACCACCACCGATATCACCGCCATGACCATCATCTTGCTCTGCGACTGCAAGAACTTGGCTATAGGGAAATTCATGGCGTACGCGAACAACTGCGGTATCATCCATATCGCGAACACTCCTGCCGCCTTCGATATGTCGGCGGTCTGCCCTATCGCTTTGAGAAGTTGCTGAGCGAAGATGTAGAGAAAGGAGAGGAGTACGGCAGTGGAGTTGAGGATCACCCACGACCTCTGCATGTAGATTCCTAACATGTCCAGCTGCCCTGCTCCAACTGCTTGCCCACATAGCGTCTCGAGAGCACTCCCCATTCCAAGCTTCACACGTATCAATTACTATGTGAGATTCAAACTCAGGACATCTTTGTCACAGTTCTTGTATTGAGCATACAGCGTGGAGCAGAGTCCACATATGGATATTCATATTTATATTTGACTGAAGGGTATGGGAGAGGAGGAGATATACGTACCATAACGCCGAAGGAGAAGCCGGCGATGACAGAGTTTTCAATGGAGACGGCAGCAAGGTCTAAGGTACCGACTTGGCCGGCGAAGACTTGAGTGATTGCGCCGAGGGAATACTGGCATAAGGAGGTGAAGATGGCGGGGCCGGCGAGAAACCATAGCTTTTTAGCTTCTTTGAAGAACTCGCGGAAGAAGTCGCGGACGCTGACGATGGGAGAGATGTCGTCGGCATCGGGAGTGAAGGAGGCGGTGGAAGTAAAAGAAGGGTTTGCCGGCGGAGGGAGGGACTCTAGGTGGTCGTGCAGGTGCTGATGATGATCAAACTCGTCTGTCGGCGGCAGAAGCGGCTGCTTGTTTTCCGCCATATattaaagagagggagagagttttCGATTGCGTCTGCGTAGGTGTCGAGAAATTTACAACTGAAACGTGCGTGTGGAAGCCAAGTGTGGAAAAGGCGTCTGCATCCAGTGGTACATATATGCTCAGCGGTCCATTTTGTAGTTTCATTTAGTACtataataataaacaaaatgTTTTTGTCGTCGGGGAAAAAATACACTTGACGAGGTAAAGTCGCGTTTTGATTCCAAAGTTTGCACTGTAAATCGGCACCTACATGTCAATGGCACACCTTAGTAATAATTTGtcaaattaattataattacttATTGGCCATCTTTGTTTCTTCCTGCATTTAACGAGTTAAATAGGTATTAACAAAAGCTGGCTAATCATTAATTCTAATTCCAAACACAACCTTGTAACATTGCTATTTATTCAAATTATCACATATGTGCATGGCTTGTgttctaaaaaaattataaaatgcaGTGTTAGGGAGATCATTTTAGGCCATATTAGTAGAGCACATGATGGGACGGTTGatgttgattttcttttttagtgatttaaaaagaagaaatataaCTATCAACTGGTACATTATGTGGTCATACATGatctaaaaagaaaatatccctaacattactctattaaaaaatttctgGCAATTAAGAATATCTTTTTAAAATGGAAAGTTCCATACGTAATTTATGACGAATCAGCCACAAGGAAACCTAGTTGAGCTGCATAAATGGGATGTCAACAAATGTATTCAGAACTCTATCCCAAGAACACAAACTAGATATTTTACTCATGTTTTTCATATCCATCTGATTTATACTTGCGTTGCGTCTCCCTATAAGTTATAAGTGCAATGCGAACTTTCGTAAATATTGCAGGCTATGCCCAATCCAGGAGCATGGGTTCGCAACCAAACGGACAAATAGCATTATAAATGCGTGATCATAGTACGTGTATGGTTGTGATCATCATGCCCTTTGTTTGGTATACCTCACATTCTTCCTTTTTCTCAGTGAGGAAGGGAAGACACACTTCCAGTAAAAGATAAATTATTACAGTTCAGTCAAGTTTTCTATGTATTACCCATGCAGTAAAATAATTAGCATATTTGACCATAAATTAAGGAGATATAAAAAATGACCTTGTCGGAAGAATATTTGCTTGCACGAAGAAGTGATATACAtagatattattaattttgttagAGCTGACAACATGCGGCAGCAGTACTAGTATTGAAATCTACACCAATCTTGGCATTGCTAACTTCATTTTTTGGGATGTTCAGGCGATGATGATATATACGTCCAAGAAGATAAGTGTCGATCCACGTACATATATATTGTAGAtgtaaatttcttttttttggatcttggacaaaattgtacCTATAAAACAACTAACACttttggttaaggccaaaagcctcatatgcccacgatgaatggagaggctttggctgaagaagctccaatgccaaagttagaatttagagagaaaagtgtttagagagtttttaggagttttgcaagagtattggaactaggtttttagagaaaatggggctcaatatatagagcatggccggtcccctttggagaaaaggtggccggccctttggggtatttttgtgtgagatgggtgatttaattggcaattaatggattaattaggtaataaatccattaattagtcaattaactcaatttatatggaatgttttgaaggttatgaaataaaTACCTTATGGAGaatataggatgaggatggatgaaataattttgaatttgttacctattttgggcacttttggtTTGATTGAAgaatgattgtccactgctcgcaCGTAAAAAATCtgatgtgcctcaagggtaattttatcCTTTTTACCAAatatccacgtgtcgccttgtgattatttttggctccacaaatgcttccacacctgctgggctgcttgcttgtaggaaagggcagcaggtgtagagatcttcttgctctaggaaacttaggattgcttcctattttgatgtagattctctctttaataggaaattagatccttttaggaaaggaaaataaatttctctcaaagcctatttaagtccatcttaagtgggttattaaatcaactttggagagcgatttattctaccctacaaaagagagagagagagcttagaggatatttgttccccctcctctagcaattttCTACATCTTGCTCGTGCAAAGGATCGTCTTTCGTtactttctttgtcttctccgtGCCGTACTGAGGTAAGAAAAGATTAATTTTTCTTGTcctcttcttggatagtgctgccatggggcagccgtcggggtggtgtggcatgtcggctggcaggggccacgAGTCGGCTCGACATGGGCTGATGAGGTGTTGTGGTAGGGATCATTGCTTGAGCTGCTTGGCTTGGCTAGATCCAAGGGTAGCTTGCATGGTTAGGGTCGCAGATTGAGGCGCTGGGGCGTAGTGCTAGGTGAGCCGCATGCCTTATGTCCTTTGGGTTCTTGGACCTGACAGAGGCCATGCCGGTGATTAAAAGAGATGTGGAGGTCGTGGGCCTCATGGGCTGCTAGAATGatgggcatgcaggcctcctgcctACTGGTCTGAgagaaaaaatgaaggaaaagccaatatgggttgagctcccctgttGAGTATCGTGAATTGTGTTAGCTGCTTAGTTCTTTTCGCTAGgagaaaggtgggctgctccCGAGAGAGAAGGTAAAGAGGATCGAGGCAGATGTATTAGCTCGTCTAAACGCTGTTGTGAAGCCTATTAAGAATGAAAGTGGAAAGAAGaaatcttccccgcctgctgcCGAGAGttctgtgattgacatgacttcttccaatgggaaaaAAAATGAGGGGCTGCTAGATCTGACCATGTGGCGCCTGCCATGTCGAGAATGGCATGTACGATTGTTGATAGTATTGCTCAGTGTAGAGGTCTtgtcatgcccccagtgccgaagtctgtgcTAAGACGTCCGTTTGAAGCAAAGTCTGGTTCTTCTTCGGAAAGGTTTGttattatgaagagcgataaggtggactctgctactAACGTGGTGCTA
It encodes the following:
- the LOC103452037 gene encoding protein DETOXIFICATION 29-like, whose product is MAENKQPLLPPTDEFDHHQHLHDHLESLPPPANPSFTSTASFTPDADDISPIVSVRDFFREFFKEAKKLWFLAGPAIFTSLCQYSLGAITQVFAGQVGTLDLAAVSIENSVIAGFSFGVMLGMGSALETLCGQAVGAGQLDMLGIYMQRSWVILNSTAVLLSFLYIFAQQLLKAIGQTADISKAAGVFAIWMIPQLFAYAMNFPIAKFLQSQSKMMVMAVISVVVLVLHTLFSWLLMLKVGWGLVGAAVVLNTSWWLIVLAQLGYIFSGTCGQAWVGFSWKAFQNLWAFVKLSLASAVMLCLEVWYFMALILFAGYLKNAEVSVDGLSICMNILGWTVMVAMGMNAAISVRVSNELGAAHPRTAKFSLVVAVITSFLIGAILSLILIISRDKYPALFSSDSEVKALVKQLTPLLATCIVINNIQPVLSGVAIGAGWQAAVAYVNVTCYYVIGVPLGLIFGYKLDWGVRGIWIGMLLGTILQTCVLFIMVYKTNWNKEASKAEDRIKKWGGAANSKEDGKLNPED